The proteins below come from a single Zea mays cultivar B73 chromosome 8, Zm-B73-REFERENCE-NAM-5.0, whole genome shotgun sequence genomic window:
- the LOC100279770 gene encoding Pumilio homolog 1: MVTEMAARGGEAAAFGAETDRGDFEVFRSGSAPPTVEGALGAAGADGGLLVDDDLRADPAYQSYYYSSAHLNPRLPPPLLSKEDWRSSHHRLRSAGFGGIGDGRRQQQQASAAEGTVGLPGIDLGRQRSFSTIFQEDSYQRDMDRHTASHNSNDLLGSSGIQYGLNRGSGTIGGLHSSNSLRSLDEIQNNDLPSNTFASILGSSLSRSASPDPELVRRAPSPSLPPIGVKVGNTDKKINGGSTSFRRSSSAIGESDDLVAALSGMNLSSRAMSGQTMDQSQLYQDVDNVQKFLFDRQGDQTTGNQQHYMRRPEQGQSKLPDGYSANLANSSTMRNQINAGSFTSFDSLSLGSGFASPRIGSRSPGGTVSSRQNLAGMSNMLNYNGIGSPTASPSLQTSIDPAYIQYLAQLAATCDDPLMDRGHLGNSYMDLLGTHKANIGPLLQSQKQYGYYGNLGFNLGYPGSPLASPVLPSSPIAPGSPLRHGERNMRFPSGMRNFGNSFGSWNSGMGGKMDANLMPSLLEEFKSNKSKSYELSEIAGHVVEFSADQYGSRFIQQKLETASTEEKDMVFSEIMPQALTLMTDVFGNYVVQKFFEHGSTAQIKELAGQLIGRVLALSLQMYGCRVIQKAIEVVDLELQTKMVAELEGHVMRCVRDQNGNHVIQKCIECIPQHAIEFIISTFYGQVVMLSTHPYGCRVIQRVLEHCDDPKTQQIMMDEILQSVCLLAQDQYGNYVVQHVLEHGKPHERSAIIEKLIGQIVQMSQQKFASNVIEKCLVFGNPVERQVLIGEMLGSTSESEPLEVMMKDQFGNYVVQKVLETCDDQQREMILTRIKTHLNTLKKYTYGKHIVARVEKLVAAGEKRLGLQPACTAA, from the exons ATGGTCACGGAGATGGCGGCGCGCGGCGGCGAGGCGGCGGCGTTTGGCGCGGAGACCGACCGCGGCGACTTCGAGGTGTTTCGCAGTGGCTCCGCGCCGCCCACTGTCGAGGGAGCCCTGGGCGCCGCCGGGGCCGACGGCGGCCTTCTCGTGGACGACGACCTCCGCGCCGACCCGGCGTACCAGAGCTACTACTACTCCAGTGCGCACCTCAACCCGCGCCTCCCACCGCCGCTCCTGTCCAAGGAGGACTGGCGGTCCTCGCACCACCGCCTCCGCTCCGCGGGCTTCGGCGGGATCGGGGACGGCAggaggcagcagcagcaggcgtCGGCTGCCGAGGGGACTGTCGGCCTGCCCGGGATCGATCTTGGTCGCCAGAGGAGCTTCTCCACCATCTTTCAG GAAGACTCGTACCAGCGTGATATGGATAGGCATACTGCCAGCCACAATAGTAATGACTTACTAGGTTCTTCTGGAATACAGTATGGTCTAAATCGTGGATCTGGAACTATTGGAGGCCTGCACTCTAGCAATAGTCTACGGAGCTTGGATGAAATTCAGAACAATGATCTGCCATCAAACACATTTGCTTCTATTTTAGGGTCATCTCTTTCTAGGAGTGCATCTCCAGACCCTGAACTTGTGAGGAGGGCCCCTAGTCCATCCCTGCCTCCAATTGGTGTGAAAGTTGGTAACACTGATAAGAAGATCAATGGTGGTTCCACTTCTTTCCGTCGTAGCTCATCCGCAATCGGAGAATCTGATGATTTGGTGGCTGCTTTATCTGGGATGAACTTATCATCTAGGGCAATGAGTGGGCAAACTATGGACCAGTCTCAGCTCTATCAGGATGTCGATAATGTCCAGAAGTTCCTTTTTGATCGACAGGGTGACCAAACAACTGGAAATCAGCAGCACTATATGAGACGTCCTGAACAAGGACAATCTAAGTTACCCGATGGATATTCTGCCAATTTGGCCAATTCATCTACAATGAGAAACCAGATTAATGCTGGCAGTTTCACATCTTTTGACAGTTTGTCTCTTGGATCTGGGTTTGCTTCCCCTAGGATTGGTTCTAGATCCCCTGGAGGGACTGTATCTTCTCGACAAAATTTAGCTGGTATGTCTAACATGCTAAACTATAATGGAATTGGAAGTCCAACTGCCTCACCTTCTCTTCAGACTTCTATTGATCCGGCATATATCCAGTACCTTGCTCAGCTTGCAGCTACCTGTGATGATCCTCTAATGGACAGGGGCCATCTAGGAAATTCTTACATGGACTTACTTGGTACTCATAAAGCTAACATTGGCCCTTTACTCCAGTCTCAAAAACAATATGGTTACTATGGCAATCTTGGATTTAACCTTGGTTATCCTGGAAGTCCATTGGCGAGTCCTGTTCTTCCCTCTTCACCTATTGCGCCAGGCAGTCCACTTAGGCATGGTGAGCGCAACATGCGCTTTCCATCAGGCATGAGAAACTTCGGTAATTCCTTTGGTTCATGGAATTCAGGCATGGGTGGAAAGATGGATGCCAATTTGATGCCCTCACTTCTGGAGGAATTCAAGAGCAACAAAAGTAAATCATATGAGCTCTCCGAAATAGCTGGCCATGTTGTTGAGTTTAG TGCCGATCAATATGGGAGCCGGTTTATACAACAGAAGCTAGAAACAGCCAGTACTGAAGAAAAGGACATGGTTTTTTCAGAAATCATGCCTCAAGCTCTCACATTGATGACTGATGTATTTGGAAATTATGTTGTCCAAAAG TTTTTTGAGCATGGAAGCACTGCCCAGATAAAGGAATTGGCCGGTCAGCTTATTGGACGTGTCCTTGCTCTTAGTCTTCAGATGTATGGGTGCCGGGTTATACAGAAG GCTATAGAAGTTGTTGATTTGGAGCTGCAGACTAAAATGGTTGCGGAGCTGGAGGGCCATGTCATGCGCTGTGTGCGTGATCAAAATGGGAACCATGTTATACAGAAATGTATAGAGTGCATTCCTCAGCATGCTATTGAGTTTATTATCTCGACATTCTATGGCCAAGTTGTAATGCTATCCACTCATCCATATGGTTGTCGAGTTATTCAG AGGGTTCTAGAGCATTGTGATGATCCTAAAACACAGCAAATAATGATGGATGAGATTCTCCAGTCTGTTTGCTTGCTGGCTCAGGACCAGTATGGCAACTATGTTGTTCAG CATGTTCTGGAACATGGCAAACCCCATGAGAGATCAGCTATTATTGAGAAGCTAATTGGCCAAATTGTGCAAATGAGCCAGCAAAAATTTGCCTCAAATGTCATCGAGAAGTGCTTAGTCTTTGGAAATCCTGTAGAACGTCAGGTTCTGATTGGTGAGATGCTTGGATCCACTAGCGAAAGCGAACCTCTTGAG GTAATGATGAAAGACCAGTTTGGAAACTATGTGGTGCAGAAGGTGTTAGAAACTTGTGACGATCAGCAGAGAGAGATGATCCTAACAAGGATAAAGACACACCTGAACACACTCAAGAAGTACACATATGGGAAGCACATAGTAGCACGCGTAGAGAAGCTTGTTGCTGCTGGAG